The segment TTACTATATCTTATTAATTATAATCATAGTATTATTTTCTCTGTTAATAACTATTTTTAAGTGAATTATGAAATGAAAACTTTTTCAGTTAAATTAAATGATATAAAACGAAATTGGTTTTATGTTGATGCAACGAATAAAATACTAGGTAGATTTGCAAGTGCAATATCTATTCGTCTTAGAGGAAAACATAAAGTTGAGTATACTCCTCATCTGGATACTGGAGATTATATTATAGTTTTAAATGCTTCAAAAATATTAGTCACCGGAAAAAAAAGAATGAATAAAACTTATTATCATCACACTGGCTATATTGGTGGTATAAAACAATCAAGGTTCGAAGAAATGCTCTTAAAAAATTCTACTAAAATAATAGAAATAGCTGTAAAAGGCATGTTGCCAAAAGGTCCTCTAGGACGTTCAATGTTTAAAAAATTAAAAGTTTTTTCTAATGAAAATCATGATCATATAGCACAATGTCCTCAGTTTTTAAATATTTAAAAAAGGTATAAAAATAAATGGTTAAAGTTCAAAATTATGGAACTGGACGTCGTAAAAGTTCTTCTGCTAGAGTCTTTCTTAGATCTGGTACTGGAGAAATAACTGTAAACAAACGTTCTTTAAAAGATTATTTTGGTCGTGAGACTTCTTGTATGATTGTACGTCAACCATTAGAATTAGTTGATATGATGAATAATTTTAATATTTATATTACAGTAAAAGGAGGAGGAGTTTCTGGTCAAGCTGGTGCTATTCGGCAAGGAATTACACGTGCTTTAATTAAATATAATCATTTGTTCCGTTCTGAATTGAGAAAATCTGGTTTTGTTACGCGTGATTCAAGACAAGTTGAACGAAAAAAAGTAGGTTTTCGCAAATCTAGAAAACGTACTCAATTTTCTAAACGTTAACTGATTTTTTTAAAGAACTTGGTTTTTATAATAAACCGAGTTCTTTTTTTTTATTTTCATAATGTTAAAAATTGTTATTTTAAATTAAAATCTAAAAAAAGGAATTTTTTATAAAAAACACAATTATCCCTTTAAGTAAAAGGATATATCAGAGCATAGTTTTTTAATACCTGTTTTTTTAATTGCAGAAATTAAGTAAAATTTATCCTCTATTTTTAAAAATTTTTTAATTTTATCAATTATTTTTCCTATTTCTGAAGATTCTATTAAATCAATTTTATTAAGAACTAACCATCTTGGTTTTTTATATAAAAGTGGATTGTATTTTTTTAGTTCGTTTAAGACAATTTCTATATTTTCGATAGGATTAGAGTAATTTGTAGGGCATAAATCAACAATGTGAAGTAATATTTTACACCTTTCTAAATGTTTTAAAAAATTAATGCCTAAACCAGAACCTTGAGATGCATTTTTAATTATTCCAGGAATGTCGGCTATAATAAATTTCCCATTTTGTGTACTAACGCTCCCTAGAATAGGGTTTATTGTAGT is part of the Buchnera aphidicola (Rhopalosiphum maidis) genome and harbors:
- the rplM gene encoding 50S ribosomal protein L13; its protein translation is MKTFSVKLNDIKRNWFYVDATNKILGRFASAISIRLRGKHKVEYTPHLDTGDYIIVLNASKILVTGKKRMNKTYYHHTGYIGGIKQSRFEEMLLKNSTKIIEIAVKGMLPKGPLGRSMFKKLKVFSNENHDHIAQCPQFLNI
- the rpsI gene encoding 30S ribosomal protein S9, whose protein sequence is MVKVQNYGTGRRKSSSARVFLRSGTGEITVNKRSLKDYFGRETSCMIVRQPLELVDMMNNFNIYITVKGGGVSGQAGAIRQGITRALIKYNHLFRSELRKSGFVTRDSRQVERKKVGFRKSRKRTQFSKR